A single Rhodothermales bacterium DNA region contains:
- a CDS encoding YqgE/AlgH family protein codes for MELSDHSPGPGTLLIAPPAVMDPNFFRAVVLLCEHTKDGSFGLILNRPIEVEIDILSGELAGFEGGLSFGGPVQPDTLHFLHRLDLPETASVMDGVGWGGDFDTLKALHREQSLTGQHLKLFLGYSGWGAGQLHDEIQAGGWIVAEADSAAVFKDPPKELWRKRLRRLGGEFAVLANFPIDPRLN; via the coding sequence ATGGAACTATCAGACCATTCGCCGGGACCCGGAACACTGCTGATCGCGCCGCCAGCCGTGATGGATCCCAATTTCTTTCGGGCGGTCGTGCTGCTCTGTGAGCACACGAAGGACGGATCGTTCGGACTGATACTCAACCGCCCTATCGAGGTAGAGATAGATATTCTGAGCGGAGAACTCGCCGGATTTGAAGGAGGCCTGTCGTTCGGCGGGCCGGTTCAGCCCGACACCCTTCATTTTCTGCACCGCCTCGATCTTCCCGAGACAGCGTCCGTCATGGACGGTGTTGGCTGGGGTGGCGACTTCGACACGCTGAAGGCTCTTCATCGAGAGCAGTCACTCACCGGTCAACATCTCAAACTCTTCCTAGGCTATTCAGGCTGGGGCGCCGGGCAACTCCACGATGAAATTCAGGCAGGAGGCTGGATCGTCGCAGAGGCCGACTCCGCCGCGGTGTTCAAGGATCCGCCAAAGGAGCTCTGGAGAAAACGCCTCCGCCGACTCGGCGGAGAATTCGCCGTGCTCGCGAACTTTCCCATCGATCCGCGGCTCAACTGA